The Platichthys flesus chromosome 5, fPlaFle2.1, whole genome shotgun sequence genome contains the following window.
TTCACTGAGAGTCatagatgaactgattagaatttgttGATTGAAGTTCAAGAGTCAAGTTCACGTGACATCTTGTTCTTTTAACGCGATATATCACGACCAGCCGTTTTGAATTTCATATTACAATGACCTCAGAAGATGACCTGGTTAGAATTTGGTCTTGTGAATGCAAGCTCTAAGGAGCGCCTTGAGATcgtttcttcaaaataaattctAACTCTATTGGTCTCAAGGAAGATTTTGGGGGTCAAAGGTGCATGCAAATGTTAAGAAtgcctcaagagaatcctttaaAATTTTGAATGTTCATTTAGAAgcacagattaactgattagaattgggtggtcaaatgtcaaggtcacaAAACCTGTTTTAAGGCTCTTGAtcatgatatctcaagtctaCCTCTAGGGAATCTCTTCAAATTCTGACCAGTTTTCAAAAGGGACTCAAATATTATTTGATTAGATTTGAGGGCtcaaaggtcatggtgaaaAAATGCATGTATACTTCAAAAGCACTGATTGGCCGAGGCAACTGCAGAGCGGTAAGTCTAGTTTCCATATATACATCCCTGTTCGCGAGGTGAACTTGAATATGTTTCCACGGGTGTGATTTGGTGTCCTATTCGAAGccacaaatgtatttctctttgaaGGAGCTGTAAAACtgaaagtgatggttgactGAGCATCCAGGATACAGTTTAcgctgcctctctgtctgcacACTCAGAACTCATGATGAGATGCCTGTTGACAGCGCTGTTGTCTCTTATTGGAAAATCTGGTCCTTTCAACTGACTGTGTGTCCTCTTGTGCATTATGATCACCTTTGAACCTTTTCTTTCTATacttttttctccctccagctTTTGGCAAGCTAATATACACAAGCACACTCACACTGTGTTTGGAGTCACGCTCACAAAAGCAAAAGAACTGTCACCATGTCACACCAGGTAGAAGCTCGAAGGAAGCCAATTATGACCCACTCAACTTCTGGAGTTGCAGCATCAGTCTCGCAAACACTATTCCAGCAGACACCCTTTCATCTTGTCCATAAAGCTGTCAAGAGTTGAAAGGTTGCCCCTTAAAAACTCCACAGCTCCTCCCCTACAGACGGAGAAGTCTAACTAACAGTTTCCACAGTTCACTCACATgctttttcacagattttctcaACAAAAGTAGGCCATCTGATCTCCTGCTCTCAGAGGCAGCAGATGAAAGTTTGTGTCAGTCAATCATCTGCCTTATctctttattttgtcattttgtctttcttcttgttCCCCGTAGCCTCAGGTACTTCATGAATGTCTGTCTGCATCTCATTCATACCATCTCTGACTGAGCTCAGATCTGTCTGCATCCCTCTGACTCTCCTAAAAAATGCAACATCTGCCTCTAAAACACAATTAACATCTGGTGAAAAATAACCAGCGGATGAGTCTGATCTCCACCTGGTTCCAGTGGATTTTCAGTAGAGTATAGAGACTCAccgtgacgtcacccattggtttgcGAACAGCATTTCGTCCAGTGTCgttttgattgttttaaaacCAGAAGTAGCCATAATTGTAGGACTGGAAGGGGAGGCGTCTGACTGAGAGCTCTAGGACACTACTCGTAAACCTAAACCTGTGACCTGCACCCATATATCAGCTTTTTCTTCGTATTGACCTAAAAGTTGAGATTCAGACCATAAAtagtttattgttgttgttttaaatcgAGTGAGAATTAGTTTCCTTTCTCATAGATTTCTATAATTATATGCTGAAATTGCCCTCTGCTggaaatttgaatttaaatcttGAATCCTTTGAACTCTATTTTGAAGTTAGGAAAGCATAGTTATAGCACCTTTTGTTAcgtaatgtatatatatatatatatcctcagGCTGTCTTAGGAAAAGATCAAGAGATTGTagtgtttttctattatttgcATTAATATCGATTATCAACTATACTGAAACTTGAAATACAAACCCCTGTAGAGAACCGAGGTAACTTCTAATCAAAGCCTTGTCCTATCAACACATTTGACATTTCTTTCTATCACAGACCTTTTATTGTGAACTAAAGCAGTAGGAAGTAACCTTTGAGCGAGATCAGTATGAAAGGGGATTAGTATTGACAGCGGATACTTTTGAATGCATGGCCGGGGGAGAAATGTAGCATGTAACAACTCGGCGGGAGCCCATCACCACGAACGTCAATGTGAACACATTAGCTTGGGAGAGGATGAAAAGAGTAATTGAGTGAGTGGACATTGCGACCGCTTTCCTCATGGGGATGTAGACCTAATTTCAACCACACTGGGTAGCAGGGAGCAAAAATGGCAGAGGAAAAGTAAGAAGCCAAGTGAGTGTCCGATTACATTATATGTCACACCAGAAATGAGAACTTCATTCAAATGTAAACTCTCAAACGCACGTTTCACAAGTTTCACAAGTCATCCTCAGCCCCAGCAGcttctgtatttgtatttatatcaaATGTGTAGATATGCACATTACAAACAATCTCTCTGTTCCCATGTGCCCCTCAGTTTCCCTGAAGATGATTCCTTTGGATTGATGTTGCCTTCAAGGACTAAGTTggctcataaaaaaaaaaaaaaggggatcCTGTTCTATGAACAACAGAAGCGAGGATGTTGTCAGACTACTGTCATCTATCCCTGTATGTTGCCTGAAGAAACCTGCGTGATGACCTCTATTGTAATAACCTGTTTATAATGGAAGACAGCTATAAAGCCGCCCAAAAGTCCCACCAAATaatcttgatcaccccctggtggccggctgtcATATTCCCACATTGAAGGATAAATAATGTATCTTGTATCGTCTCATGCCATAGTGTCTGTACCATATCGTTGTGTACCGTAACTTATCGTCTTTGTATTGTATCTTAGACTATTGTCTCATCTCGTATCATCATAGTTTTCTCATATCATCTTATATTGTATAGTTCTCATCACGCACAagcttggttttaattatttatctgATGTTATGAAAACAAGGTGATACATCGTAATAGTCAGCTGAGACTGACCCTCTTTTGTCTAAGCGTGTGTATCACACCTCCACATTATGAACACCACTGCGCAGACTCAGACTCTAGATGACATCAAAAGCCCAAGATCTCGGCACCCATGATATTTGCGCTTCAACGGGAGGATGTggagatgtgtcatccatctttatatacagtctatgggcttgtgttgaaaaaaacaaacaatggaaATGACATTATCCATAATGTGTTTGAAGTACTTATATTTCATCCTGTCCGTGCACACTGCAACACTTATTTCAGTATTCCCGAGTTgatttatttagtatttatgaATTGCCTTGTGGGACGGATCAAACTGTCTCGCAGGTAGCCTACAGCCTGGAGGCCTGAATGTCCCCACCCCTGCATTAGGGTATGAGAAGTGCAAGAGATTTAGTCTATTTAATTGACTGACTGTCGAATACAAATTTTAGTATAAATGCCAACACACAATTCCAAGCCGAACAATCCAGCATAATGAACACTGTTGCTGGCATCTACTATAACATTAATTTACATACAAACCTGATTCCCATTCGTGTATGATTCTTCAGGCTTCTGATTGTACATTTGGTGGGAGTGCAGAGTTATTTTAATCATGGGCAGTGGGTGATGTGAGTCAGTTTAGAGGATGAAATTTGTTATAATCCAGCTGTTTAACTCTGGCACCCACCAGCTCTGCCAAAGTGCCTGCAGCAAAGCACCAAACTTCCACCAGCTCTAGGAATTTACTGACCCTCCTCATATACCTCCCTTCAGAAATCAATAATTCATAGTCtcattgtgtgtgcgtgtgtttgttgagTGTGTGATGAGGATAATATTGAGAAAGGTCTAAGATGAGAGCAGAGCTGACTTTTTCTGAAGAAAAGGTTTATTAGCGTCCATGCTTATCATGCACCATCCCCTATTGTTGGTCATCTATGTCACGGGATTGGTTCCAGCTATGAAAATTGTTGATGAGGTCTCAAAGCTTTTGGCCAAAGATCTTCAAGAAACATTCAAATTTGGCAAGACCGCAAGGTGGGAGAGAGTGTCTcattttttgtacttttgtgGCTTCCAACATAACGCGCCGGTGGGATAAAACAAAGaggcaaactcctctactggctACTGGCTTTGGGAAAGGGATCAATCGCTCATGTTAAAAAACCTGCTTACATCTGCAAATGTTGCTGGAAAAGAGGTATTAGGTGTCCTCTGGGATTTCTTATCTCCTCTCACTGCAACCTGCTGCCTCCCCATCTGGGATACACAGTGTTCTGTACAGactgttttcacatttgtttgtgtccttAATACTCAACTATGTGTTACTGTGAATTGATGCTGAAACCTTAAGTTGGGCATTCCGTTGCCATCAAGCACCAATGATGTCTTACTTCCATATAATAATACACATGACCTCCGTGCTGCCTAGCCTTCTAGCATTCAGGTTATGTCAAAGACATAAGTTACAGCATCCCTTCTTGTATAAACCTGGACCTTCATCTGTCACATTGAGCACACTGAGCTTCGGTGCATTAGCATCGTCCCACGCTCCTGCCTCCGGGCCATGTATATTGTATGAGTCTGTAACCCAAATCTATCCATTTTTCTGTCAGCGGGGGTCTCCTGTTGTGACAGGTGTAGTATGCAGGGTGTTATGGTGTCCAGGaatgtgttatgttgtgtttagCCCATTTATTCCCCTGTCAAAAGGGATCAACGTCCTGCTGATGTGACTACTAAACTCTTACAACTGCTTCCATGACAGCAGCCAGCGGCCCGGGGCTGCATGCTCTTTTAGCATGCGCTCAAAATGTGTTAAGGGCGTAGTATTCACACTATAATGAAGGTTTTATTAAGGTCTGATCGGGGTGGGTTTACACACTTAATTTAGATTATCTGGCAATCCCAATGTTGACTTTTGCAGATGTTAACCTGAACGACAAGATTAATCGAATTACGTATATTCGTGGTGTCACAGAGCTTCAGTAAAGGCGTTCATGTTGGGGTTTGTTGATTGCGCATAATCAGTTAGGGAAATTTAAAGGAAAGGACAACGTTATTGTTGGAAAGCTGAGGGAAGAGCACTCGTAAGTTACTCTGCTGTGCACCGTTTGTAGACAGATTATTCAGTGAAGCTTGGCGGCACGGTGGTGCAGCGGTTACCACTTTTGCCTCAAGGTATTTAAACGGAGAGCCAAAGCCATTCTTTGTGGAGCCCTAAATCTATCGTCCATGCGGTCAAACCTTTAGCTATCTGGGTAAAGATAGCTGGCACACAGATCCTAATGAGAAAGTGGAAAGCTGCAGAAGGTAAAGTGGGTTTCAGAACTGGGAATTGTGGCAGCTTTTGACAACATATATAGCCTGATAAACCAGGTAGAAGGATATCTGTCATTCAGGGGACTGAATGAACacaggttttatatttttcctaCTGTCTGTGTTTCAACATGTTGCCGGTGGCAGTTAACtgtgaacagaaatgaaaacacagacactatAATATGGAcacaatttgaattaattaactATTTGTGTGGCTGCGGTACAGTGGACATTGGCTAAACTTTTTGGTTTTCTTTCGTTATGTGCGTGTTGTGGATGTATCTGTTTCTTGTATTTCGTTCACCCTCTGTTTAAAGCTGGTTGGagattgttgtgtttattggtAAGATGTGAAAAGTAATAAAGCTCAAGTCAGACAAAAGACGAAGCCTCTTGGTTCGAATCCCGATGTTGGCCAGGGTCTGTGGAGTTTACATGTTCTCCCTGTgactgtgtgggttttctccgggtactccggcttcctcccacaatctCAAGACGTGCAGACTGAGGTTTGGTTACTTGGagtaggtgtgaatggttgtttgtctccgtatgtcagccctgtgatacactggagAACTGTATAATCAGTTTATACAGTTTGCTCCGCCCCCCGAGACCTTTGAAGAATAAGTGGTGATATGGTTGGcctaatggatggatggatggatagcaGAATAGAGGAAAAAACGACAAGCCCTCACGCTATCCTTACAAAAGCCTTTTTCTATCACCCCCAAGGTTTTATCCAAAAATCTGGCTTATTTTCACCAGGTTAATAGCCACCTGGtctcatctttttgtttttatggtcTTTGTTATCTTACCAGTAAAAAGGACCAAGGAAAACCAAACAGTCTATATTATTTAGatgttctgaaaacaaacaatgctCTCCTGCATTTATATGTGAAGGTTTAAATATAAGAAACACATACTAATATACAGTAATGTAGTCCAGTCAGTCCTTAACCGCACCGTTTTAGGTATCTCTTtgacgtgtttgtgtttcttctttcttcctgtGTCCCAGATCCTGATCGGGGAAGTGACCAGTTTCTTTGTGAAGACAGAGGGAGCTCAGGAGAAAACCATAGTGACCGCCGACTGCTGTTATTTCAACCCTCTCCTCCGCAGGATTGTACGTTTTCTAGGTCAGTCATTGTCATAACTTCACCTCTTTTCTGACTGTACCGAGGCTCAGTAAGACTTACACCACACTCCCCTGCTGAGTGTGTGCACTGAGCGGCAACAGATCTCGTCCTTAGTTTGGAAACTGTGGTTAAATGTCTTTTGTCAGTCCTGTCCTGCTGATGTGATCCTTTCCATCTTCTCCAGTCTGTATTTATCCAAGTTAGTGATGGACATAAGTTAAGGAAACATAATAGCAGAGGATGCATCTGTCTGACCTCTCCCTCCCACACAGACAACAGTCAGTCGGACCATTCCATTCCCTCTCGCTCTTCTGGTCTCACAGGTGTCTACTCCTTCGGCCTCTTCACCACCACCATCTTTGCCAACGCCGGTCAAGTGGTGACAGGAAACCAGACCCCTCATTTCCTGTCTGCCTGCAGGCCTAACTACACGGCTCTGGGGTGCCAGTCTCCGCTGCAGTACATCGCCGAGCGCCGAGCCTGCACGGGAAACCCGTACTTGGTGGCGTCCGCCCGCAAATCCTTCCCCTCCAAAGACGCAGCTCTCAGCTTCTACTCAGCCATCTACACAGTGGTAGGGAAACTTGTAGGGGAGGTGGGAGAAGGGAGACACGACAGAGTAATTGAGGGGAAAAGATGACATTGTGTATGTTGATGACTGACTGTTGTATTTGTCAAGAGATAACTGGAAAGTGCACCATtaaacatgcttttattttactcATACTTTATTAAAGGGAGATTTAATAACGTAAATTTGTATGTAGTTTATATTGAGGAACTCTTAATAAAGGGGTTTATAAGTTTGTACTAATGATCAACTTCTACTAACAAATGCTAATTAATCATAGAAATGAACTACAACGTGAATACTATGcaaacatttcataaaaaggGTTAAGTTACAATGTTCTGACTGATTTCGGATTGGTCTGTTAATGTCAAGATGTTGGGAAGCTGACAAATAAGCAATCTGCAATTAAAGCAATTATACATGTTATACATGTAGAGAAACATGATActgaatttaaacattaattAAGAAAAACTTCAAGGATTATAGATTATATGAGCTTGAATAATAATCAATAGATGTAATGTTAAGAATTAAATGTATGACAGGGAAAATTTAGCGTAGTGAGTAAATAACTTAATAatagacaaattaaatataaagtgtatattgaggttccctttttcttttttttattaactccTCTTCACAATCTCAAACATTTGTAGTAAACAAGCTTAACACATCGAAACACTTGAACAGGCTCTACACCTTCTTCTCTTCGTATTTCCCacttttatcccccccccctcagctttCCCCATCGATTTCCGAGCTATAGTTTCTCCCATGGACGTGCATGCATGGttttcctctcgtctctcccTTGTGGGTTtatctcacacactgacacgagTTGCAAAAAATGGGCTGAGTATTCGCAGCGAATGCAATTTGTCTGTGAGTTTCTCCAGCAGCCAAACAAGTAACATCAAGTCTAGAAAATCCTGACTGCTAGAGACAGTAAAGATCTGTCATCATTTAATAACTCAATTATACTATAGGTCTAGGTAATGATCCTTTGACtgactttaaacagtgttttgtaAGACATTTACACCTTAAATACAAACAGTGACAGAagagtaaattaaataaagttaatatatTCGAATTATAGTAGAATTATAGTAAATTGGCAGGATTTTAAATCATACCTTGAAGAACCACATTAAAGTTGTATGTTCATACTGATTTCTTTTCacactgtttatttgtgtgttggatcatcagcagcagatgttAAGATTCACACTGATCCACAAAAcctcaataatgttttttcattgcagcgtacattttctgtatttttagcagtcaaccaatcacagcagtgTTTAATGATTTTGTGGCTCATCAGAGCAGCTCTAAACCAGTGTAGAGGGCGGCCTCTGGTGGCTCATTCAAGCTGTTCATCCCATTACTTGTGGATTCAACCCCTGGTGCAGGCAGCTCACGCTGAACAAACAACACAGCGTTTCATATTCcggatgtgtttgtgtcttccaGATGTACGTGACCCTGGTGTTCCGGACCAAAGGCACCCGTCTGACCAAGCCCACCCTCTGCCTGGTGCTGCTGTCTCTTGCCGTGCTAGTGGGGGTGGTGAGGGTTACTGAACACAGAAACCACTGGAACGATGTCGTGGCCGGGTTTGTTACCGGAGGGGCCATTGCTGCCTTCCTGGTGAGAAGGAGGGATAGATGACATTTCAGGGATCCTACACATGTGAAGGAGGAGATAGTGGTAGCTGGATGTACTGCAGCAGGAGAGACTGACTGCCGTTGTGatagaagacacacaaacacacacttttacacTATAACTGTGACTGAGTTGACCTGAAGGCACATTCCTATAATCCCATTTAAGCCGTTTTCCAACTGCTGGAACTTCTCCAGCAACTAGGAACCTTTGCAGGAAatctttgtgtttccactgcagAGTACAGGGTATGAATAAAGTTCCAGGAACAAAATAACTTACCCCCTTGCTTGCAGCGCTTAACATATACCTGATTGATTGAGGAATACAGCATTTTATATCagcctttattttgttttacctgTAGCTTCTTTGTCAGTTTTTTAACACACTGTTCTCTCTtaattcaaaacaacaacaccattTAAAACAACCACAGTTGACCAATGAGATGAAGAGGCTTTTAACACAAGAAAACAATAATCTATAACAATAATCTATAACaataatctatatatatatatatataaactattaCCTGGGTATTTTGTTGAAGAGGTCTAAAAAGCTTTTGGCCAAAGATCTTCTAGATACATATACTGTGGCTCATCTTAACACTAAAACTTAATTTCGGTCTCTGCCTCTCAAACTGTAAGTGCCCTCTTCAGAATCTGTGTCCGTTCACACTCAaagcatgacacacacacattcatccatcTCTGCAGTGAACCTCTCCCCTCCTTTTTAATATCCCTCTGTTCTTTGCTCTCCATCAGGTGTCATGTGTGATCAACAATTTCCAGCAAACCCAGATAGGAACGCCGACTCCTCCACCTCCGCAGCGCCCCCAAGAGCCCTGTGTCGGGCTCCCTCTGCTCAGCCTGCCCCGCGTGGAGAGTCCACTCGAAAAGTTAAGTGGCCTCCAGGTAAGGGGTGGGTGACAGATCgttgataaaataataaaacagagcAACAGAATGCAATAAACGTATAGTgtatgtatttctttaaattggGATCGTTTGTCAACACAAATACTTATTCCCTCCACCAAAGACTTTTGTCCTtcgtttgtttgtaagcaactTTAAACAGAAATTGCATTTTAGTGCAGATCACGATCGGGggctttctttaacattgtgtttttctttctttctaatcttatccatgagtgtgtgaagttcagtgcagcttgattggacttaaggggactgttgggccttgggtGGAGGTTTGATCCCCACTCAGTGCCATATAGTATTTAACTATGTTAGGAGAGAGTTATGATACTTATCTCTTCCCTTATAACCTCTATTGTTTCATTacatctctgtgtttctttacaTGCTTCTTCCTGTCTGATTCCTCTGTTGTGTGCATCCTTTCTCTTTTCTAGACGTGGTCATTCTCCATTCTTGTCTTTTGCTGTTTTAGTCAAGTTTATCTTCCCTGTTCCTTCAGGTTTTACCTCCCTGTTGTTTTCTACTCCCTCGCTCTCTACATCAACTGACATCCGTTTCTCCTTTCCCTCCTGTTAGGCTCCAGGGCTACCGTATTCTGAGATCACATGACCATCAGCCAATCccatcccccacccctcccGATGTGCTCCTCCCCTCACGGCGTTGCCTCACCAGCGCAGTCTAGACCTGCCCTCCGAAAGTCCCCCGCCCTGCCCCGCCCACCCCAAAGGACGACATCCTCTCCGTCGAATCAAATCAACGCAGGTGTGAAAGGCCGACCAatcacagggaggaggacagcgCACACTTTCACACGGCGAGCCTGGAGGAGAACCTGTCGTTTTGAAGACCAATATGAGACAGAGACCTGTCCTTCTGTCCAGTTTATCCTCTGAGATGGCCTCTGGGTGTAAAAGACCCCTCATGAGACTTGCCAAAGCCAGAGGTGTTGAAGCAATACTGTGTCACACTCCCTTGTCCTTTCTTTCCACAAATACTCGACAGTAACTTTAAAGACTGTTGGCTGGTGATGACTTGAGAAAAcacaccaataaaaaaaaaactgagggtTTGGGGACGGAAGAATATTCCAGTCACTACCGGATCATCCTCAAAAGACCACATTCTGACACTCAGGacaatcaaatgaaaaataaaaaagacctATCATCCAATCAAAAAGCAGGCACTACCGAGAATTACGATACAGAAGATTTTTTCTGTCACAAAGGACTCACAAGAGATGCTGTCGAAGAGGAAAGCGCTTTTGTAAATTATAGCACAGATGAACCAGTTTAGCGTTCAGTCATAAGTGTTGTTTATTTACCTGTTTAGGGGAGGATATCGGTTCGATCTCCTGCTGTACATTGTGTGAAGTGATAGACGGgagatttacacacacaagaGCTGTGTTTGTGATTCACGTAGACTGCACGTAAAGATGGACGCCGCGTCTCCATGTCCTCCCGCTATCCAGAAAGGAAACTGGAAAATCCTGGATACGAACGGCTCCATAGATCCGAGCCGAATGAAGAACTCCCGACAATGACAGGAACCATGTTTGAAAAAATGATATCTGAAGTTTACTTTTTAGAGGGGAGGCAGGATTCAAGGACTCAGTGTAATGTAGGGCCTGTTTCTGTGCAGACATCaagtgaacaataaaaaacagtaaataGACCtatacaataatacaaaatatttttagATAGAATTATGGTTATACAATTACAAAtcttaaatacatttccaaAAGCAGAACACACAGTTTACCTGGAGTTCAAATGAATGACacatactgcagccaaccaccaggtggAGATCAAGACACTTAGGCTTAAATTAAGGGCAGctgtcatatcgtccatctttatatacagtctacacTGAAACCATGTTTGTGTTGGCGCGTCAGTTGACTCATCCCTGTAGAGAAAGGAACTGGATTTACACCAACCTTCCAAACATTTTAACTACTTAATATTCAGGTGTCTGTGTGCgcgagtgcgtgtgtgttttcttgtgtgtgtttgtgtgtgtgtgtgttatgacgTGTATGTTCTACATCCATGCTGTGAAATATTTGGAAAAGTTTTATTATAAAGTTTTATACGAATTCTTTGTCAGTGTCCAATATAATCCACC
Protein-coding sequences here:
- the plppr2b gene encoding phospholipid phosphatase-related protein type 5 isoform X3, translating into MGTDASMIDSQLSAQRRAMMRNIPDEDQGLQKTSTYIVPCFLLVELVIMAGTVLLAYYFEYTDTFPVHVQGFFCFDKAYSKPFPGPEDNSKAPPVLVYSLVTAIPTVTILIGEVTSFFVKTEGAQEKTIVTADCCYFNPLLRRIVRFLGVYSFGLFTTTIFANAGQVVTGNQTPHFLSACRPNYTALGCQSPLQYIAERRACTGNPYLVASARKSFPSKDAALSFYSAIYTVMYVTLVFRTKGTRLTKPTLCLVLLSLAVLVGVVRVTEHRNHWNDVVAGFVTGGAIAAFLVSCVINNFQQTQIGTPTPPPPQRPQEPCVGLPLLSLPRVESPLEKLQGYRILRSHDHQPIPSPTPPDVLLPSRRCLTSAV
- the plppr2b gene encoding phospholipid phosphatase-related protein type 5 isoform X4; translation: MIDSQLSAQRRAMMRNIPDEDQGLQKTSTYIVPCFLLVELVIMAGTVLLAYYFEYTDTFPVHVQGFFCFDKAYSKPFPGPEDNSKAPPVLVYSLVTAIPTVTILIGEVTSFFVKTEGAQEKTIVTADCCYFNPLLRRIVRFLGVYSFGLFTTTIFANAGQVVTGNQTPHFLSACRPNYTALGCQSPLQYIAERRACTGNPYLVASARKSFPSKDAALSFYSAIYTVMYVTLVFRTKGTRLTKPTLCLVLLSLAVLVGVVRVTEHRNHWNDVVAGFVTGGAIAAFLVSCVINNFQQTQIGTPTPPPPQRPQEPCVGLPLLSLPRVESPLEKLQGYRILRSHDHQPIPSPTPPDVLLPSRRCLTSAV
- the plppr2b gene encoding phospholipid phosphatase-related protein type 5 isoform X2, whose product is MGTDASEIGSQWEFLVITLNPKWQLLLSSSKELFTCHLSSYWMIDSQLSAQRRAMMRNIPDEDQGLQKTSTYIVPCFLLVELVIMAGTVLLAYYFEYTDTFPVHVQGFFCFDKAYSKPFPGPEDNSKAPPVLVYSLVTAIPTVTILIGEVTSFFVKTEGAQEKTIVTADCCYFNPLLRRIVRFLGVYSFGLFTTTIFANAGQVVTGNQTPHFLSACRPNYTALGCQSPLQYIAERRACTGNPYLVASARKSFPSKDAALSFYSAIYTVMYVTLVFRTKGTRLTKPTLCLVLLSLAVLVGVVRVTEHRNHWNDVVAGFVTGGAIAAFLVSCVINNFQQTQIGTPTPPPPQRPQEPCVGLPLLSLPRVESPLEKLSGLQAPGLPYSEIT
- the plppr2b gene encoding phospholipid phosphatase-related protein type 5 isoform X1, which produces MGTDASEIGSQWEFLVITLNPKWQLLLSSSKELFTCHLSSYWMIDSQLSAQRRAMMRNIPDEDQGLQKTSTYIVPCFLLVELVIMAGTVLLAYYFEYTDTFPVHVQGFFCFDKAYSKPFPGPEDNSKAPPVLVYSLVTAIPTVTILIGEVTSFFVKTEGAQEKTIVTADCCYFNPLLRRIVRFLGVYSFGLFTTTIFANAGQVVTGNQTPHFLSACRPNYTALGCQSPLQYIAERRACTGNPYLVASARKSFPSKDAALSFYSAIYTVMYVTLVFRTKGTRLTKPTLCLVLLSLAVLVGVVRVTEHRNHWNDVVAGFVTGGAIAAFLVSCVINNFQQTQIGTPTPPPPQRPQEPCVGLPLLSLPRVESPLEKLQGYRILRSHDHQPIPSPTPPDVLLPSRRCLTSAV